A part of Dreissena polymorpha isolate Duluth1 chromosome 13, UMN_Dpol_1.0, whole genome shotgun sequence genomic DNA contains:
- the LOC127856604 gene encoding uncharacterized protein LOC127856604, translating to MNERKHRVFQLNVVFVMVLCGVSMAVEHNMDRSINEIKEDVTHLPDVAKDDKERGPFIGTNMDNSITTANSEQHNGDIPTTSPSPIEDLDKRQETDSRRQEDQMRTTHKPPIPLDPTDKYLLDGILEIVDAKFDTLHKRLMTLERGMNNLQYYNARSFRTVNTHLHAVDTIMHTLHTDVSEVKQQHVQLDKKIADIKHDVGDLASTNSGIFNAMEQHSFYYSDIQTKLDELLRSVEQTNDNFKDIKNDTDDIKATLMEAKKFQGEMLVNSETSVILATEVIQTAYNVLNDTRAIKEKTREIKHQSFYANKIIEGVARNISVITKDSEEMKNTLTLVLANVTNKSNDSPKDTQSNSKKVDTFETFNHIANGGDDDKLQMTCAKMFELIDDRLRNLNVSVSGNQQRLAPGHEGGANVNTDIFRNESRKLLRGLEQVNRNVFQSVTLYKHTGNLIERLLSDTETIANDQITLREDLVAYLLNGTFELFNRSLPEFVTFEAKEKSNATPPQHFDAKCLPTEPFLQELSMLTRNGSHLVELLTELAVASSSTINLAIEKLDNEIAKLAHIRENVTIEAGKSSAKNKTKVVDMHQLSEMHNRTDLIYVFAEAIASNTRWIPHLYHRVIYVENLVNKSLDIVNKIDSRTEETLLKQTSHMAGMFKPIHSATSNERKQEQHTLPDKKPLTTAMPTAAVTTSLDQVASSQDVLRSGKRHDTKRKQLTDSDVNEMMEFVYKTNKKVDRIIPALTHLLGEPEPYISLVDGSTDREGRVEIYHKGEWGTIPREISHIEASYICRKLGYLGGVSAGSGHFGRGSGAFWDLNVTCLRTRWCNSVGHVEDPSTYSHEMDVGVICDHMVRLTKSSDEDEPEVSRQSGSLEIYHQNNWLPVCFEKWGREETEVVCKQLGFVEGAAQSEKKETLDDSYSMTNVTCTGSEKRLDACAFDGFTLNGCPSSEYVSVICS from the exons ATGAACGAACGGAAGCACAGAGTGTTTCAACTTAATGTTGTTTTTGTGATGGTTTTATGTGGTGTTTCAATGGCTGTGGAACACAACATGGACAGATCAATTAATGAGATTAAAGAAGACGTCACGCACTTGCCAGATGTGGCGAAAGATGATAAGGAACGGGGACCATTTATTGGCACTAACATGGATAATTCAATCACGACTGCCAATAGCGAGCAACACAACGGTGACATTCCCACTACAAGTCCGTCACCAATTGAAGACTTAGACAAACGACAAGAAACGGACTCTAGGCGCCAAGAAGATCAAATGAGAACAACGCACAAACCTCCGATACCTCTGGATCCTACAGATAAATATTTACTCGACGGTATACTGGAAATCGTAGACGCTAAGTTTGATACCTTGCACAAGCGATTGATGACTTTGGAACGAGGAATGAATAATTTACAGTACTACAATGCTCGTAGTTTCCGAACTGTGAATACTCATCTACACGCAGTAGATACTATCATGCATACATTGCACACGGATGTGTCCGAAGTGAAGCAACAACACGTTCAATTGGATAAAAAGATCGCTGATATAAAACACGACGTTGGAGACTTAGCGTCGACTAACAGCGGTATATTTAATGCTATGGAACAACATTCTTTTTATTATTCCGATATTCAAACGAAACTAGATGAACTTCTGAGAAGCGTAGAGCAAACAAATGACAattttaaagatataaaaaatGATACAGATGATATCAAAGCAACGCTTATGGAGGCAAAGAAGTTTCAAGGCGAAATGCTTGTTAACAGCGAGACATCAGTAATACTTGCGACGGAGGTTATACAGACGGCGTACAACGTGTTGAATGATACCCGCGCAATCAAAGAAAAAACACGGGAGATAAAACACCAGTCATTCTATGCTAACAAAATCATTGAAGGAGTGGCAAGAAATATCTCTGTTATAACCAAGGACTCGGAGGAAATGAAGAACACTCTAACGTTAGTTCTTGCAAACGTTACAAATAAAAGCAACGACTCGCCCAAGGACACACAATCCAACAGCAAAAAGGTCGACACATTCGAAACCTTTAATCATATTGCTAATGGAGGTGATGACGACAAATTACAGATGACGTGTGCtaaaatgtttgaattaataGATGATCGTCTGAGAAACCTTAATGTTTCCGTTTCGGGGAACCAACAAAGGCTCGCGCCTGGTCACGAAGGGGGAGCAAATGTCAATACCGATATTTTCCGAAACGAAAGCCGGAAACTACTTAGGGGTCTTGAGCAAGTTAATCGAAATGTTTTCCAGTCAGTGACACTCTACAAGCACACAGGAAACTTAATCGAAAGATTATTGTCGGACACAGAGACAATTGCTAATGATCAAATAACTCTTCGAGAAGACCTTGTTGCGTATCTGCTTAATGGGACCTTTGAATTGTTCAACAGAAGTTTACCAGAATTCGTTACATTCGAAGCTAAAGAAAAATCCAATGCTACACCGCCACAACATTTTGACGCCAAATGTTTACCCACAGAACCGTTTTTACAGGAACTGTCTATGCTAACCAGAAATGGTTCTCACTTGGTTGAACTTCTAACTGAACTGGCTGTGGCTAGTTCCTCTACGATCAATTTAGCTATTGAAAAGTTGGACAATGAAATCGCCAAACTTGCGCATATAAGAGAAAACGTCACCATTGAAGCGGGAAAAAGCTCAGCGAAAAACAAAACGAAAGTTGTCGACATGCATCAGCTTTCTGAAATGCATAACAGAACTGACCTCATATACGTTTTTGCCGAAGCTATTGCCTCAAACACGAGATGGATCCCACATCTATATCATAGAGTAATTTATGTTGAAAATTTAGTGAACAAGTCGCTAGACATCGTGAACAAAATTGATTCACGGACAGAGGAAACGCTGTTGAAACAGACTTCACACATGGCAGGCATGTTTAAACCAATTCATTCCGCAACGTCCAATGAAAGAAAGCAAGAGCAACACACTTTACCCGACAAAAAACCGTTGACAACTGCTATGCCGACTGCGGCAGTGACCACTTCTTTGGACCAAGTAGCTTCAAGCCAAGACGTGCTACGTTCCGGAAAGCGTCATGACACTAAACGGAAGCAGTTAACAGATTCCGACGTAAACGAGATGATGGAGTTTGTTTACAAGACGAATAAAAAAGTCGACAGAATTATTCCTGCGCTGACTCATCTGTTGGGAGAACCAG AGCCGTACATTTCCCTAGTGGACGGAAGCACGGACAGAGAGGGCCGCGTAGAAATCTACCACAAAGGCGAATGGGGGACCATACCTCGCGAGATCAGTCATATCGAGGCATCGTACATCTGCCGGAAGCTAGGATACCTCGGTGGAGTTTCAGCCGGAAGTGGTCACTTTGGGCGTGGATCTGGTGCATTCTGGGACCTAAACGTCACCTGTCTGCGCACGCGCTGGTGTAATTCGGTCGGTCACGTTGAAGATCCCTCCACGTACAGTCACGAAATGGACGTAGGGGTTATTTGTG ACCACATGGTTCGACTTACAAAGAGCAGTGACGAAGACGAACCCGAAGTGTCACGACAGTCTGGAAGTCTGGAAATCTATCATCAAAACAATTGGCTTCCAGTCTGCTTCGAAAAGTGGGGACGCGAGGAAACGGAAGTCGTTTGCAAACAGCTCGGTTTTGTAGAGGGCGCAGCACagtctgaaaaaaaagaaacgtTAGATGATTCCTATTCCATGACCAACGTCACGTGCACCGGAAGTGAAAAAAGACTCGACGCATGCGCATTTGACGGATTTACATTAAATGGCTGCCCATCTTCCGAATATGTATCGGTGATATGTAGTTAA